Proteins encoded in a region of the Flavobacterium sp. MDT1-60 genome:
- the pgl gene encoding 6-phosphogluconolactonase, whose amino-acid sequence MIQIYNNTEEINSKAADLFVAAAQGAIAEKGKFTAVLTGGSSPAGIYKLLASDAYKTKIDWSKVFIFWGDERWVPLNDDLSNAKMSYATLLSHVPIPAENIFEMYAAGVTPEDFAVTYEQSIRNVLGDEGKFDLILLGMGDDGHTASLFPGQTVLEEQNKWVSAYYLEPQKMHRITLTAPLINKAEKIIVIAFGDKKAHALKEVTTGSYNPATYPMQLIKPVSGELLFLVDKNAAGTN is encoded by the coding sequence ATGATACAGATATATAATAATACGGAAGAAATTAATAGTAAGGCAGCAGATCTCTTTGTAGCAGCAGCCCAAGGCGCCATTGCTGAGAAAGGTAAATTTACAGCCGTACTTACGGGAGGTTCCTCTCCTGCCGGGATTTACAAATTATTAGCTTCTGACGCTTACAAAACCAAAATAGACTGGAGTAAAGTTTTTATTTTCTGGGGAGATGAACGTTGGGTGCCTCTTAATGATGATCTTAGTAATGCAAAAATGTCGTATGCTACTTTATTAAGCCATGTTCCTATTCCGGCTGAAAATATTTTTGAGATGTATGCAGCTGGCGTTACACCTGAAGATTTTGCCGTTACTTACGAACAATCTATAAGGAATGTTTTAGGAGATGAAGGAAAATTTGACCTTATCTTATTAGGAATGGGAGATGATGGACACACAGCATCACTTTTTCCAGGTCAGACAGTATTAGAGGAGCAAAACAAATGGGTTTCTGCCTACTATCTGGAACCTCAAAAAATGCATCGTATTACACTTACTGCACCACTTATAAACAAAGCCGAAAAGATTATTGTAATAGCTTTTGGAGATAAAAAAGCGCATGCATTGAAAGAAGTAACAACCGGATCCTATAATCCTGCAACTTACCCGATGCAATTGATTAAACCCGTTTCCGGAGAATTACTATTTCTTGTAGATAAAAATGCAGCCGGTACAAATTAG